In a genomic window of Sphingobacteriales bacterium:
- a CDS encoding tyrosine-type recombinase/integrase, with protein MHLLENGTDLSCLQSLLGHSGSKTTEIYTHLTTKGIEKKIFSLNHLAV; from the coding sequence ATTCATTTGCTGGAAAACGGGACTGATTTAAGTTGCCTACAAAGTCTTTTAGGGCATTCCGGTTCAAAAACCACTGAAATTTACACACATTTAACCACAAAGGGTATAGAGAAAAAAATTTTTTCTTTAAATCATTTGGCAGTATGA